One segment of Struthio camelus isolate bStrCam1 chromosome 25, bStrCam1.hap1, whole genome shotgun sequence DNA contains the following:
- the LOC104141242 gene encoding G protein-activated inward rectifier potassium channel 1-like, which yields MSAVRRKFGDEYQAVGSARGSAHRQRQRFVDKNGRCNVQHGNLGGESSRYLSDLFTTLVDLKWRWNLLIFLLTYTVAWLVMASMWWGIAYLRGDLHRVHDETYSPCVVNVYNFPSAFLFFIETEATIGYGHRYITERCPEGIVLFLFQSLLGSIVDAFLIGCMFIKMSQPKKRAETLMFSHAAVVSQRDGKLCLMFRVGNLRNSHMVSAQIRCKLIKSRQTPEGEFLPLDQCELDVGFGTGADQLFLVSPLTICHEINSKSPFFCLSQRSLRSEQFEIVVILEGIVETTGMTCQARTSYTEDEVLWGHRFLPVMSLEDGFFRVDYSQFHATFEVPTPPYSVKEQEENLCLPSPLNSPISSNKSKREQFFSLDCIDIAGEKNKLPSKLQKISLRTEDLPRKALRMSSSNVEKTCRTGDLLTIQQVSPISNSKDRDEGIQLKALKINDESLATADLEFQKKLQSICALEMNLEDNLPAKLHKNEL from the exons ATGTCGGCGGTCCGCAGGAAGTTTGGGGATGAGTACCAGGCGGTGGGCTCAGCCCGTGGCAGTGCCCACAGGCAGCGGCAGCGCTTCGTGGACAAGAACGGGCGCTGCAACGTGCAGCACGGAAACCTGGGCGGTGAGAGCAGCCGCTATCTCTCTGACCTCTTCACCACACTGGTGGACCTCAAGTGGCGCTGGAACCTGCTCATCTTTCTGCTGACATACACGGTGGCCTGGCTGGTCATGGCCTCCATGTGGTGGGGCATCGCCTACCTGCGAGGTGACCTGCACCGGGTGCATGACGAGACCTACAGCCCGTGCGTGGTCAACGTGTACAACTTTCCCTCCGCCTTCCTCTTCTTCATCGAGACCGAGGCCACCATCGGCTACGGACACCGCTACATAACCGAGCGCTGCCCTGAGGGCATCGTGCTCTTCCTCTTCCAGTCGCTGCTCGGCTCCATCGTCGACGCTTTCCTCATCGGCTGCATGTTCATCAAGATGTCCCAGCCCAAGAAGCGAGCCGAGACCCTCATGTTCAGCCACGCCGCGGTGGTTTCGCAGCGGGACGGCAAGCTCTGCCTCATGTTCCGTGTGGGCAACCTCCGCAACAGCCACATGGTGTCTGCCCAGATCCGCTGCAAGCTGATCAAG TCCCGACAGACACCAGAGGGAGAATTTCTGCCGCTAGACCAGTGTGAGCTGGATGTTGGATTTGGAACTGGAGCTGACCAGCTGTTTTTAGTTTCCCCATTAACCATCTGTCATGAAATTAACTCAAAGAGCCCCTTTTTCTGTCTCTCACAAAGATCACTAAGAAGCGAGCAGTTTGAAATAGTTGTCATCCTTGAAGGAATCGTTGAGACTACAG gAATGACGTGTCAAGCTAGGACATCTTATACAGAAGATGAAGTTCTTTGGGGTCACAGGTTCCTCCCAGTAATGTCCCTGGAAGATGGTTTTTTCCGTGTCGATTACTCTCAGTTTCACGCTACGTTTGAAGTTCCCACTCCTCCTTACAGTGttaaagaacaagaagaaaacctATGTCTGCCGTCTCCTCTGAATAGTCCTATCAGTagtaacaaaagcaaaagagaacagtTTTTTTCACTTGACTGCATTGATattgcaggagagaaaaacaagctTCCTAGTAAACTTCAGAAGATTAGCTTGAGAACGGAAGACCTTCCAAGAAAAGCCTTGAGAATGAGTTCCAGCAATGTAGAGAAGACTTGCCGTACCGGCGATCTCTTGACAATTCAACAAGTAAGTCCCATCTCCAACAGCAAAGATCGTGATGAAGGGATACAATTGAAAGCCCTAAAAATCAACGATGAGTCTTTGGCTACTGCAGATCTTGAGTTCCAAAAGAAGCTTCAAAGTATATGTGCTCTAGAGATGAATTTGGAAGATAATTTGCCTGCCAAACTTCATAAAAATGAACTCTGA